The following is a genomic window from Kogia breviceps isolate mKogBre1 chromosome 4, mKogBre1 haplotype 1, whole genome shotgun sequence.
TGCTCACCACTTCGGGGGGTGGAGGCAGCTGTGGGGTGGCTCCATTCACTCCAGATCCCTGCCTTCTTGGAGCCATAGATGCCAAAGGGGTTGCAGCGCACTTGCACGAAGTAGACGGTGCCTGGCTTAAGGCCCGCCAGGCGGCAGGAGGTCTGGTTGCTCACATCGTCCACCACCTGGGCAGCAAGGGCAGGGTCAGAGGCGGGGGGGCagcttggggtggggaggggggagagaaggagggaagagcgGAACTGGGGGGGTGGGTGCGGGCACCTTCCAATCCACGCTGTCCTCCACTCGGTAGCGGATCTGGTACTTGGCTTGGAAGAGGAAGTCCTTGAGGGCAGGCGGTGAAACCCAGCGCACGCTCAGCTGGTCCTCCAGGCCCCCTACGCGGCTCACGTGCACTTCTGGCGGGGGGTCGGTGGTCACtaagggggcggggcagggcttAGTCACCGGGCTCTCTTTGGACCTGGCTGGCCCCTGTCTGGGTCCAAATACCAGGGAACGTGGCTTAGATGGCACCTGCCTCcgttctcccctctccccccttcAGGATGGGTGGATTACATTAGATAATATTCAGGAAACACTCAGCACCTAGAAGCACTCAATTAACGTTAGCTGTTATCACCATTATTATCTGTGACAGGAGAAACATAATCCTATCTTCAGGGAACTATGTAAAAAGCAGACACTGCCTGGatgatgatattattattattatgcccaGGAGACCAGGGAGCCCTCAGGCTGCCAGACTCCTGGGAAGCTCCCCCGACCCCCCCAACTGCCCACCTCCTGCTCCTTCCAACTTCACAAAGGTCCTCAACGTGACGGCTTTCCTCGGTGCAAAGGGACAACTGAGGCTTAGAACATGCCCACTGCAGCTTCAGGACTTAAGGAAGCAAAGTGGGAAGCAGGAGGAGGGAGTCACTGCAACACTTCTGAGGAACCTTCTGGGAGCCCTTTGGGCAGCAGGGAGGGCTGGCCTCTTCCCCTGAGGCCTTGGTGAGGGGCCGAAAGGGTTAAGGCACAGGCCTGCTTGGGGCTGAGAAACACCCTAATTAGATTAGGCCCAATTCTGCTCGCAGATCATCCATTTCCTGCCTCCCGCCTGCACGCCGCCCCCCCCAGCTACAGGCTGCTGCTTCCTGGGGCGCCTCCAGACCTGGGCGCCCCCTCCCAGCTCCCCGGGGGCCCCCCTCAGCACACCTGGGCTGCTGAGGGGGAGGCAGCCAGGCCAGGTGTTCTCCACAGAGTAGGGGTATCCTGGCTGCTTCAGGGGGCTGGGGACGGATGGGTGGATGCCTAGCTCCTCCCCATCCCAACCAGCAGCGCAGACCTCAGCTAAGCTGCAGCGTGGCTGGGCTGGTGggggccaagggggagggggtggatccCAGGTGGGCCAGGCTGGCCTttgggcagggggcagggctcACCCACATCCAGGATGTCCAGTGTCAGCACATCAGAGCGGGCCGAGCCCAGACGGTTGGTGGCCTCCACCCAGATCTCATAGGGTGTGAAGAGAGCCAGGTCCTTGGGGATGTGGCAAGAGTGAGGTCCCACTGTGTGGTATTCCTCACATGTGTTGTCCTGCCCATACCACctgcaggggcaggaggggaggaggacatGTGAGGGTCCCTTTGGGCCCCCAAACCTCCCCCCAGCAGCCCCGGAGTGCAGAGAGGACACAAGAGCTCCGAGAGGGAAGGCTtggccaaggccacacagccaggctGGAACACATGTCACCCGAGGGCCACCACCAACCTCAGCTTGTACTTGAGGGAGTAGTTGGTGTGGAGGAAGGTTTCCCCATGGGCCCCCGGCGTCCAGCGGCATGTCAGGTCCTTCATGTTCTTGGACCAGCAGCTGATGTTGAAGGGTTTCTCTGGGGGCACTGGGGAAGGGGGGGTGCAGGGGCTGAGGGTCTGGACCGGCCGTGGACAGGTGGAAGGGGGAGTTGCTGGCTGCCAGCTGGGGCCCCCACCTTGGAGCGGGAGGACAATGGACAGAACAGCCACCTGCATGGCTCTCTTGAGGATGGTCTTGTTGGGGGGTGGTCTCCAGGCTCTCATTCCCACCCTAGCGGCCTGTACCTCTAAACTTATGCCAGTATACCCATTGTTCAGCCCCAGACCAGAGGAGCCATGATTCATGCCCCTCTCCAGAGGGAGATGTTGCCCCCAAGAGCTACCCCAAGGTGTCCTGGGGGCCCACTTACGGCCAACATAGAGGCAGGAGCCGGCTAGGATGCTGCCGTCACGGGCGTGGCACACGAGGTTGTCTCCCGACTGCTGCCTGGATCCGTTGAGGTTGGCCAGGGCAAGGGCTAGAGTGGAGGCGTTGAGCATTCGGGACAGCTCAGGGGGCAGGCGGTGCCCGTTGAGGGTCCAGTAGAGGCCCTCGGCGGTGGCCCCTGGTGGGTCCCCGTGCACTGAGCACGTGGCCTGCAGGGAGGAGCCGATGAGGAGCGTGGGGTCCTGGGGACTGATCACAGCCGTGTCTGGGGTCAGAGAGGAGCACCTGTCAGGCCTGGGATGGAGCTGCCCTGAGCATCCCCCACCATCCTAGGTCCTCCAAGACTCACGGTAGTCCTGCGAAGGAGCTTTATatgattgtccccattttacagagaaggaaactgaggctctctTAGGTCAAGTGACAAACCCAAGGTTGGTGGCAAAGCCAAGATTCAGCCCCAGGACTGTCTGATTCCACAACTCAGGTCCCTCCAAACCACTTCCTCGCTGACTTGCTCAGGGCTTTCTGAGTGGTTACAAACCTCACTCAGATCCAAGTACCTCTTGCTTTGCACATACTTCTGACAACCACTacactctgctttttttttttttttcattttatttttgacaaTTAGAAATAACAGATTGTGTGTTCTTTCTCTTCGACCCCCAGAACCTCACACATGtgtctctgtggggaggaaggcactTCTAAAAAGGGGTGCCCTGACCCCTACTAGTATCCtgctcattttatggatgaaaaaaaaacaaagctctgAGAGATCGAGTCCTTTGCCTAAGGTCACCAAATAGAAGAAGCGCACACTATTTAAACCTGTATTTGTCAGTCTCTGCTCTGCCACTGGAATTGAAAGTGACTGTGGCAAGCGCTAGGCTCCCCACCGCCATCCAAAGGGACTTGCCGTCGTCATGCTTTCCCTCGATTCAGTTTTcctaatctgcaaaatgggaacaaGAAAACTCACAGTCCTCAGGGCCATTGGGAAGATCAGGTGGGAAGTGACTTCCTAAACTGGGTTGTGTGTGAATTGGGTGCTGGGCACAGGGGCCTCTGGGATGCCGTGGTTGATGCCTTTCCTCCTGCCTTCCACTGGAGAAGCCTTCTAGGCCAAAGATTAGAACTTAAGAGAGGCTTGATTTATCcaaggggaaaccgaggcacagaagagggggaggggaggcacagCTCAAGCTCCTgatgcctcagtctccccacctgGGAAGTGGGCATCATGATATCAGCCACATGAGATGGATTGAGACGAGTGAAAATATCGTCTTAAGGAAAACCCTGGGGGATGGTTAAGCCAGGCTGAGCTGGGTTAGAATGCCCCCAGCTCCCTCTGGAGGTTAACTcagttcttttacttctctgagacTTTGGGAAGGGGCCTCTCCCTCCACCAAGAGTGGTAGTGAggactcattcactcatttgttcattcattcattcattcaaggagCACCTACAGTGCGCCAGGACCTGAGGGCACAATGGTGACCAAGATACCCCAAATTCATGCCCTTTGGGGCCTTGAATCCAAGGGAGCagtaggaaaaagaacaaataaatgtctAGGAGAACAagcaagggagaaaataaagcacTAATCAGTGGTGACAACGGCAAGTGCAAAGAtactggggggcaggggtggtagGAAATGAGGTCTCAGAGGTTAGCAGGGGCCAGACCTGCAGGCAGGAGTTATTCCAGGGTTCTGAGCAAGGCagggatttatattttaaaaggatcactggGCAGCTGTAAGAAGGGACTGCAGGGGGGCAGAGAGGCAGGGGCAGCCCAGCTTCCCTGGCAGCCAAGGACAGGGTGATCCTGGTTCCCCTGGGAGGCCCCTAAATGCCAGCGGCTGCCCTATGCTGGCTCTCACTGCCCCAAATGGGCGAGGTGGGGTGGACACAGTTCCCAGGGCCAGCCCTGACGATTTTCCGGGGCAAACTTGGCTTGAGGGCCATGCTTGCTGGAGCCTGGGATCGCAGTTGCGTTTGGGGCTTGGCCCAGGGCTCGCCGGAGGTCTCAGCGTCCGTGCGAAGGAGTCGGCTGAGCCGGCCAGAGCCGAGGAGGCGGGGgcggctggggggcggggggccaggGGGCCGCCCCGGAGGTCCCAGGCAGCCAGCCGCCCGCTAATTCGGAATTCCTTCAGCATGAACTCGGGCGTGCCAGCGTCTCTGCCCCGGCCCACCCACCGCTTCCTGCCTGGGCCCCCCCAGCAGGGTGGGAGGCACGGCCAGGCCTGCCCGGACCCCAGGCCCATTCTCAAACCTCCAGGGGTGGGTCACAGCCCTCCTGTTCCCCATTCACCCCCACGGCCAGGCCAGGAAGGGGGCTCTCAGGGGGGTCCTGGCTGGCTGTGGCACTGCCCCTCTGCCACACCCGCCTGGCCTGGGCTGGGGTGGCCTGCCTGCCAGCAGCTGCAGCTGCCCTCCCAGGGCTGGGCGGGGGACAGGGCAAGAGGGCAAGGCCAGGCAGGCCTGGACAGGCCAGTCCCCCACCCCAAGCTCCAGCAGGAAAGGTCACAGGGAGGCCTTCTCCTCCTGGGATGTGGGTGCCCATCTCGGCTGGGGCACCTGGGCAATTGGCTTCCCCTCCCCtgttctcagtttcctcctccataaaatgggaggaaaataCGTTCTACCTGCTGGGGAGATGAATGAAATGAGCTCACCATGTCCAGAGGGCCCAGCACACTGCAGTGCCTAGGAACTGTTGAGATTAGGGCCCTTCCCAGCTCTGGGGTCCCAGCTGGCTGGTGCACTCCCTCCAGGCCCCCCCAAACAATGGGCCAAGGCATTTGGGTCCAGGATGCACACATTCCAGCCCAGGCAAAGCAGCTGGGGACAGCCCACTGAGGTTGGGAGGGCCCTTGGCCTGGTTTGGGGGGCTTCCTAGAAGGCTCCTTTAAGCAGATCCCTGGGCTAGGCTTTTGGacagcccccccacccctgctccctgcctccctgcctttcCCACAGAGCTGGGgcctttaaaagttttttctctcccccttcccaaTCTGGAGCCACTGACGTTATTAAAAAGGAGCACCATGtgttttaaaagggaaaagtGTGAGATTCTCTGCAAGCAAGGCAGGAGGGTGGCCTCCACCCGGGGTCCCCATGGGGGTCCCCATCTCCTGTCCCGCTGGTACCTGCAGACGCTTTACGACCCACCCGCCTGCTGGTCAGGTGCTAAGACACACCACACCGTAAGTAGAAACATATTGCTGAGGTGTGAGaatcttttaatttcttcccccttaaaggaaaaaacacacGCACAACAAtccttccaccaccaccacctttgcCTGCTGCTCTGCTGGCTGGGAAACAAAGCCTGCCACTAAAGGTGGCATCCACAGATGCTGCCCACTGCCTGGCAGAGCTGTCAGGAACCTCAGGAGGGCCTGGGGCATCCCCTCACCTGCCCAGGAGCCTTGGGCATGTTAGGCTTTCAGCAAGTGCCTCCAGGATACCGGACCCTGCTCTTTCTGAAAGAGCACCGCAGGGACGCTGCCAACAGCTCTGTGCAGTGTAGGTCCACCTGGGGTGCAGTGTCTGCCCACCCGGGTCGACTTGTGTGCCTGGATGGCGTGCGTGGAGTGACTGCGAACGTCCAGGGCAGGTTGTGCCTGCGTGTGTGCCCTGTGTTGCCTCTCCCTCGGAAAGAGTGTGactatgaatgtgtgtgtgtcagggatggaatgtgtgtgtgtgtgcgccccGATGGTGTGCGAATGTGCATCTGGGATGCAGTGTGCGCACATCTGAGGGCGAGGGTGACGGGCCACAAGCCAGTGTGAGTCTTTGTGTGTCTCTGGGTGTGTCCCAGAGCGGGTCTGGATGTGGAGACCGTGTCCTGGCGGGGGTGTGCATTGGGTGGGGGACCGTAGAGTGCCGGAGGCCAGGCGCTCCCAGCAGGGCGGGGGTCTCGGCCTGCGGGGGCTGTGGGCTCCCGGTGGCTGCTCCCCCCACAACGGCTGGGCCTGCGGTGCCCGGACTCGCTGGGTCCCGCTCCCTCTCACTCTCACCCACTCTCTCACAAAGATTTCTCTCGCTAGAGTCTCCTAGCCCGGCGCAGCGTGGCCGGGAACAGTTCTGAGCGCCGCCAGTGGCGAGGACTCCGCGGACCCCCGCGCGCGGGGTCCCGCAGGGGGAGGGCGGCGGCGCCGGCCCGCGGAGAGGCGCGTCCCCGGGGACCCCGGGCCGCGCGCCAGGCGGCCAGAGCggccccctcccgccccgccttcCTCACGGGGCTCATCCCTCCACCCGGGGGGGCCCCGCTCAGGGCCGGCACCCAGCGCGCCTACCGCGTGCGCCCCCGCCCAAGAGCGGTGAACTGCGGTCTCCGCGTCTCCGAGTCGTCAGACGCTGTCGCGTGCGCCCACCGCGTCCTGGAGTGCAAGAGGGTCCCAGGCCGCGGCCGCTCGACCCCCCTGGGCCGACTCGGGCGTCCTCCACAGGACAGCCCAGGTAAAAAGGCCTCGGCATCGGAAGCCGGACCCTCGGGCCAGGGGACTTCGGCGCTGTGCGCCCCACAGGTGAGGATGCCCCGAGGGCCGCGCCGGGGGCGCCTTCCTTTGTTCCCGGGCCGTCCAGGTGGCGcccgcgccccctccccccgcgGCTGCCCCCGGGGCGCACGCTCTCGGCCCAGGCGGGAAGAGGGGAGCGCGGCGCCGGCTACTCACCGGCTCCTGATCCCGCTTGCGGCGCCCCGAGGACGCAGAGCAGCAGTAGgggcagcagcggcggcggccgCCGCGCGGATTGGGCGGCGGGGCCCGGGCGGCCGGCGGGCATGGGGCCGGCGCTGCCGGGGGCGCGCGGCGGGCGGCGGCTGCAGCGGCGGCGGCGAGGGACTCGGGGCGCAGGCGGGGCGCGGGCCAAGTAGCCCGCACGTCGCTGGGCGCGGGCGCGGAGGCCAAAGCAAGTCTGAGCAACCGAATTGACAAGGCGCTAATGCGCCGCTggccccgcccggccccgcccccggcccggcccccgggggggggcgagtgGCGGGCCCCGCACCGGCCTCCCCGCCGCCCGCCAGCCCGCGGGCACCGCGGGCCCCACCCGTCCGGCCTCAGCTCCGCCGCGCACCGCACGCTCCCTTTCCCGCGGCCCCAAACCCCCCACTCTACCCTTACCGACCTGGGACCTCCCTTTCCAACCCCGCCCGCTCCAGGTTCCCTACCCCCAATCTGGGACCTGGAGCCCCCAGTCGGGTTTCCGTGCCCTCGCCCACTTCCCTGCACCCTGCTCTCAGCCATGTGCCCCTTCGGCGTCCCCTGAGGCCCCCAGCCCTCGCCCGCTCCTCCCCCCCATCCACTGTCTCGGCCCCCACCCGAACTCTGGCCCCGCCCCCCCACTGAGCGGTCCCTGAGCCCCGCCTGCTCCCATCTCCAgccccccttcctccccagggGCCTAAAAgtcgccctccctccctccccaggccatCGGCGCGCGGGTCCCACCGGTTTTGGCACAGCGCTCCCCCTCCCACTTCATCCCGCCTCTTCTGGTCCTCCAGCGCGCGAAGCCTCGGCCCCAGGCTTTGCTGGAGGGAAGACGGAGAAAAAGCTGCAAGACACAGCGTCCCTGGACCTTACCCTGGCTCAGCTGTCCTCCTCGAGCGGGACCGAGCTGAGGTTCTTTGGGGGCACCCGGGGGCCTCAGTAGGGAGTTCCCGCGTGGGGAGGCGGGGAGAAATGGGCCCCCGTGGGAAAGGGGACGGGGGCTTGCGCGGGTCCCGTAT
Proteins encoded in this region:
- the CRLF1 gene encoding cytokine receptor-like factor 1 isoform X2 — encoded protein: MPAGRPGPAAQSARRPPPLLPLLLLCVLGAPQAGSGADTAVISPQDPTLLIGSSLQATCSVHGDPPGATAEGLYWTLNGHRLPPELSRMLNASTLALALANLNGSRQQSGDNLVCHARDGSILAGSCLYVGLPPEKPFNISCWSKNMKDLTCRWTPGAHGETFLHTNYSLKYKLRWYGQDNTCEEYHTVGPHSCHIPKDLALFTPYEIWVEATNRLGSARSDVLTLDILDVVTTDPPPEVHVSRVGGLEDQLSVRWVSPPALKDFLFQAKYQIRYRVEDSVDWKVVDDVSNQTSCRLAGLKPGTVYFVQVRCNPFGIYGSKKAGIWSEWSHPTAASTPRSERPGPGGGACEPRGGEPSSGPVRRELKQFLGWLKKHAYCSNLSFRLYDQWRAWMQKSHKTRNQDEGFLSSGRRGAARGPAR
- the CRLF1 gene encoding cytokine receptor-like factor 1 isoform X1, with the protein product MPAGRPGPAAQSARRPPPLLPLLLLCVLGAPQAGSGADTAVISPQDPTLLIGSSLQATCSVHGDPPGATAEGLYWTLNGHRLPPELSRMLNASTLALALANLNGSRQQSGDNLVCHARDGSILAGSCLYVGLPPEKPFNISCWSKNMKDLTCRWTPGAHGETFLHTNYSLKYKLRWYGQDNTCEEYHTVGPHSCHIPKDLALFTPYEIWVEATNRLGSARSDVLTLDILDVVTTDPPPEVHVSRVGGLEDQLSVRWVSPPALKDFLFQAKYQIRYRVEDSVDWKVVDDVSNQTSCRLAGLKPGTVYFVQVRCNPFGIYGSKKAGIWSEWSHPTAASTPRSERPGPGGGACEPRGGEPSSGPVRRELKQFLGWLKKHAYCSNLSFRLYDQWRAWMQKSHKTRNQHRTRGSCPRADGARREVLPDKL